A window of Deinococcus terrestris contains these coding sequences:
- the mazE gene encoding type II toxin-antitoxin system MazE family antitoxin, translating to MRVIAKVTSKGQVTVPREVRKLLGLKQGDGLVFEIKDNTVTLVPPAEDNPFDAFIGTLPPLPKEARTFWREMRDGDAQE from the coding sequence ATGCGGGTCATTGCCAAAGTCACCAGCAAAGGACAGGTCACGGTTCCGCGCGAGGTCCGGAAGCTGCTGGGACTGAAACAAGGCGACGGTCTGGTCTTCGAGATCAAGGACAACACCGTCACCCTCGTGCCGCCAGCAGAGGACAACCCCTTTGACGCTTTTATCGGTACGCTGCCGCCCCTGCCCAAAGAAGCCAGGACCTTCTGGCGCGAGATGCGTGATGGAGATGCCCAGGAGTGA
- a CDS encoding DUF433 domain-containing protein — protein sequence MSLLDRITVDPRQCGGRPCIRGMRIRVSDLLDVLGQGVPEGEILEDYPDLEREDIHAALLYAARYLNHPRLRCRKVHTGWMRSSRPD from the coding sequence ATGAGCCTCCTCGACCGGATCACCGTCGACCCGCGGCAGTGCGGTGGGCGTCCCTGCATCCGCGGAATGCGGATCCGGGTGAGCGACCTCCTGGACGTGCTAGGCCAGGGCGTTCCTGAGGGGGAGATCCTGGAGGACTATCCTGATCTCGAACGCGAGGACATCCATGCGGCCCTGCTGTATGCCGCGCGCTACCTGAATCATCCGCGCCTGAGATGCCGGAAGGTCCATACTGGCTGGATGCGCAGCTCGCGCCCTGACTGA
- a CDS encoding nicotinamide mononucleotide transporter family protein, producing the protein MLNIFGLTVSQALLDWSGALLIAVSLVFLVRKHPAYWHFGNASLLPYGLLYLGTGQYILAGLQVSYLIFGLHGMLLWALEARREERGIRFHEGFWYNLGWVMTLGIFAYTVSVTRFTDSWSFVQFTIAALSLLANWATTRRWIWSWLVWMTVNAISVPYYLHLELYALTALQGVLFGMSVWGYLSWRRDGLPASVAVHA; encoded by the coding sequence TTGCTCAACATCTTTGGCCTGACCGTCTCTCAAGCGCTGCTCGACTGGAGCGGTGCGCTGCTCATCGCCGTCTCTCTTGTGTTTCTTGTCCGCAAGCACCCCGCGTACTGGCACTTCGGCAATGCCAGCTTGCTGCCCTACGGCCTGCTGTACCTGGGCACCGGGCAGTACATCCTGGCCGGGTTGCAGGTCAGTTACCTGATTTTCGGACTGCACGGCATGCTGCTGTGGGCCCTGGAGGCCCGGCGCGAGGAACGCGGCATCCGGTTCCATGAGGGCTTCTGGTACAACCTCGGCTGGGTGATGACACTCGGGATCTTTGCCTACACCGTCAGCGTCACGCGCTTTACCGACAGCTGGAGCTTCGTGCAGTTCACCATCGCGGCCCTGTCGCTGCTGGCCAACTGGGCCACTACCCGGCGGTGGATCTGGTCGTGGCTGGTGTGGATGACCGTCAACGCGATCAGCGTGCCGTACTACCTGCATCTCGAGTTGTACGCCCTGACTGCCTTGCAAGGAGTGCTGTTCGGCATGAGCGTCTGGGGCTACCTCAGCTGGCGGCGGGACGGGCTTCCCGCCTCGGTGGCGGTGCATGCCTGA
- a CDS encoding AAA family ATPase encodes MPDVQHGLVIGKFAPLHRGHQLLIETALSRCASVTVWCYSAPDFPEMPTEQRTGWIRALYPTVRVIAGAPGCPPNDAPDAVHQAYVQSVVQTWPRPVDGIFSSETYGEPLADRLGARHHLVDLHRAAVPVSGTRVREDVHAHRAFLHPLVYAHFVQKVAVLGAESTGKTTLAEALARRYGTGWVHEYGAEVFLERGGQLTTPDFTAIARGHRAREDQAVLGGGPHRFLFSDTNAMTTAMFAFMMTRAAEPELLKLAAECRTRYAHVVVCDDGLPFDSSHWRASENVRAIHQGLILHDLAVRGIPHTLVRGSVAQRVEQVCAVLDAPLPVSLSSPRSA; translated from the coding sequence ATGCCTGACGTTCAGCACGGCCTGGTCATCGGCAAGTTTGCGCCGCTGCACCGCGGGCATCAACTCCTGATCGAAACGGCCCTCTCCCGCTGCGCTTCAGTGACCGTGTGGTGCTACAGCGCTCCTGACTTTCCCGAGATGCCCACCGAGCAGCGGACCGGGTGGATCCGTGCGTTGTATCCCACGGTGCGGGTGATCGCGGGTGCCCCCGGGTGCCCGCCCAACGACGCGCCAGACGCGGTGCACCAGGCGTATGTGCAGAGCGTGGTTCAGACCTGGCCGCGACCCGTGGACGGGATCTTCAGCTCGGAGACGTACGGCGAGCCGCTGGCGGACCGGCTGGGGGCCCGTCATCACCTCGTGGACCTGCACCGCGCGGCCGTGCCGGTCTCCGGCACCCGCGTCCGTGAGGACGTGCACGCGCACCGGGCCTTCCTGCATCCGCTGGTGTACGCGCACTTCGTTCAGAAGGTCGCGGTCCTCGGAGCGGAGTCCACCGGGAAGACGACCCTGGCGGAAGCGCTGGCCCGGCGGTACGGCACCGGCTGGGTGCACGAGTACGGCGCGGAGGTCTTTCTCGAGCGTGGGGGGCAGCTCACCACGCCGGACTTCACGGCCATCGCCCGCGGCCACCGGGCCCGGGAGGACCAGGCGGTCCTCGGGGGCGGGCCGCACCGCTTTCTCTTCAGCGACACGAACGCCATGACCACGGCGATGTTCGCGTTCATGATGACGCGCGCCGCTGAGCCCGAGCTCCTGAAGCTCGCCGCCGAGTGCCGCACGCGCTATGCGCACGTCGTCGTGTGCGACGATGGCCTGCCTTTCGACTCGAGTCACTGGCGGGCCAGCGAGAACGTCCGCGCCATTCATCAGGGCCTGATCCTGCATGACCTCGCCGTGCGCGGGATTCCCCACACGCTGGTGCGCGGCAGTGTCGCCCAGCGCGTCGAGCAGGTCTGCGCCGTGCTGGACGCCCCTCTCCCTGTGTCCCTCTCCTCCCCGAGGTCCGCATGA
- a CDS encoding DUF5615 family PIN-like protein: MGDRDASDDEVFQAAREARAVVVSKDSDFLDRVTRLGPPPQLKPTGC, from the coding sequence CTGGGCGACCGCGATGCCAGCGACGACGAGGTCTTCCAGGCCGCCCGAGAGGCTCGGGCCGTCGTCGTCTCCAAGGACAGCGACTTCCTCGACCGGGTAACGCGGCTGGGACCCCCACCGCAACTGAAGCCCACTGGCTGCTGA
- a CDS encoding CAP domain-containing protein, translating into MRRTLLLTTLLIPLTACGEVGNLTDKLNPQRRLPTIAPVATQHLQPGGEVSVALSVTPPPNGTPITGMDLVNPAPDLITATLTGTTLALKVHPSALPQGLIPITVQVHVGEEAARLRIPIEIGDLITREYGRFNAIREQANLPAVTFDNEASMNCWMNGRYSVVNGRLEHNQDSSLPYASPEGQACATRSNLSMSSAAPGAIASVTPTTTRLFTAPFHALGMLQPTQTSVGIGTYSQLDSSGRYARMGSGITSLREGSTAGAAPMTFPGNGATTDLGRYNGGEWPDPLTACPEFQPGSTGLPLIVSTFSAVETTATEASLTVDGQAVPVCAYGSTQYVNTKDAPGNYVGGYRSAQDIGRSLLKSSGAVFVIPKQPLEPGRTYRASVKVNGQAMAWNFKTASTLTAQSLGVVGEVQLR; encoded by the coding sequence ATGCGCCGAACCCTGCTGCTGACCACCCTGTTGATCCCCCTCACGGCTTGCGGAGAAGTTGGCAACCTCACCGACAAGCTCAATCCGCAGCGCCGACTGCCGACCATCGCCCCGGTCGCCACGCAGCACCTGCAGCCGGGCGGCGAGGTGAGTGTGGCCCTCAGCGTCACTCCGCCTCCAAACGGCACCCCGATCACGGGCATGGATCTGGTCAATCCCGCGCCCGACCTGATCACGGCGACCCTGACGGGCACCACGCTTGCCTTGAAGGTTCACCCGTCCGCTCTTCCCCAGGGGCTGATTCCCATCACCGTGCAGGTTCATGTCGGCGAGGAAGCAGCGAGGTTGCGAATCCCCATCGAGATCGGTGACCTGATCACCCGCGAGTACGGCCGCTTCAACGCCATCCGTGAGCAGGCCAACCTGCCCGCCGTAACCTTCGACAACGAGGCCAGCATGAACTGCTGGATGAACGGCCGCTACAGCGTCGTGAATGGACGCCTCGAGCACAACCAGGACTCCAGCCTGCCCTACGCTTCGCCGGAAGGCCAGGCCTGTGCCACCCGCAGCAACCTGTCGATGTCTTCTGCCGCGCCGGGTGCCATCGCGAGCGTCACGCCCACCACGACCAGACTGTTCACTGCTCCGTTCCATGCCCTGGGCATGCTGCAGCCCACCCAGACGTCGGTCGGCATCGGCACCTACAGCCAGCTTGACAGTTCGGGGCGTTACGCCCGCATGGGAAGCGGCATTACCTCCCTGCGGGAAGGCAGCACGGCTGGCGCGGCACCGATGACCTTTCCTGGCAACGGCGCGACGACGGACCTAGGGCGCTACAACGGGGGCGAGTGGCCGGACCCGCTGACGGCCTGCCCCGAGTTCCAACCTGGGAGCACCGGCCTCCCCCTGATCGTTTCCACCTTCAGTGCCGTGGAGACGACGGCGACGGAGGCTTCCCTGACGGTGGACGGTCAGGCCGTACCTGTTTGCGCGTATGGCAGCACCCAGTACGTCAACACCAAGGATGCGCCGGGCAACTACGTGGGTGGGTACCGGAGTGCCCAGGACATCGGACGCAGTCTGCTCAAGAGCAGCGGGGCCGTGTTCGTTATTCCCAAGCAGCCTCTTGAACCTGGCCGCACCTACCGTGCCAGCGTGAAGGTGAACGGTCAAGCCATGGCCTGGAATTTTAAGACGGCCTCCACACTCACCGCGCAGTCGCTGGGCGTAGTAGGAGAGGTGCAGCTCCGCTAG
- a CDS encoding type II toxin-antitoxin system VapC family toxin: MIVLDASALLTYFFGEPGADQVEKRLPGSVMHTVNYAEVLSKLAERGLAPKAAEHQLEQAGLSQVIRIDAGTSADALAVARLRPLTRAAGLSLGDRYCLALADRLGVAAATTDRSWGTLDLGIPVEVLR; the protein is encoded by the coding sequence GTGATTGTGCTGGACGCCAGTGCGCTGCTCACCTATTTCTTCGGTGAGCCTGGGGCAGATCAGGTCGAGAAACGTTTGCCGGGTTCCGTGATGCACACCGTCAACTATGCTGAGGTGCTCTCCAAGTTGGCCGAACGCGGGCTGGCCCCCAAGGCTGCTGAGCACCAACTTGAACAGGCAGGCCTCTCGCAGGTCATTCGCATCGATGCAGGCACCTCTGCTGATGCTCTGGCCGTGGCACGCCTGCGCCCCCTCACCCGTGCGGCAGGCCTGAGTCTCGGGGACCGGTACTGTCTGGCACTCGCAGATCGGCTCGGCGTTGCGGCGGCTACCACGGACCGAAGCTGGGGCACCCTGGATCTCGGTATCCCGGTCGAAGTCCTGCGCTGA
- a CDS encoding HNH endonuclease: MTSEQWRGIPGFSRYAVSDCGGVMSLSRTTRANKTGVWLRPSKRLKLQVSPDGYDKVCLLGDDGKRAKVTVSRLMLLAFVGPPPSARHQAAHLDGNPRRNTLDNLAWKTPKENCADKVAHGTHLFGEAVWNAALTEATAERILLRLRDTRDSYSEILRDFPDVAVALAKMNAGENWAHVRPDIPRPIRPVRKFAPKRRLTAAEVAEIRRLYRHEAPRPGHRTLARRYGVSPTNMRRILSGATWTEES; the protein is encoded by the coding sequence GTGACCAGCGAGCAGTGGCGGGGAATCCCCGGCTTTTCCCGGTACGCTGTGTCCGACTGCGGCGGCGTCATGTCGCTCTCCAGAACGACGCGGGCCAACAAGACGGGTGTGTGGCTCAGGCCCAGCAAGAGACTCAAGCTGCAGGTCAGCCCGGATGGCTACGACAAAGTTTGTCTGCTCGGGGATGACGGTAAGCGAGCGAAGGTCACCGTGAGCCGCTTGATGCTGCTGGCGTTCGTCGGCCCCCCTCCCTCTGCCCGCCATCAGGCGGCTCACCTGGACGGGAATCCTCGCCGCAACACCCTGGACAACCTGGCGTGGAAGACCCCAAAGGAAAATTGTGCCGACAAGGTGGCGCACGGTACTCATCTTTTCGGCGAGGCCGTGTGGAACGCCGCCCTCACCGAAGCAACGGCTGAGCGCATCCTGTTGCGGCTCCGGGATACCCGTGACTCCTACTCGGAAATTTTAAGAGACTTCCCCGACGTGGCGGTCGCGTTGGCGAAGATGAACGCCGGGGAAAACTGGGCGCACGTTCGTCCCGACATCCCCCGACCTATTCGCCCGGTCAGGAAGTTTGCCCCCAAAAGAAGGCTCACGGCCGCAGAGGTTGCCGAGATCAGGCGCCTCTATCGCCACGAAGCTCCTCGGCCGGGCCACCGCACGTTGGCCCGGCGGTATGGGGTAAGCCCTACGAATATGCGCCGAATTCTCTCCGGCGCGACCTGGACGGAGGAATCATGA
- a CDS encoding toprim domain-containing protein, giving the protein MGDFTAAPAKPSTPMPAPHGVTFERGKVDFERIRREHPIEEVASRVLDGYKQKGPTTSVAACPVHGDGASHPNLHIHHGPHPRSGTWICSSCKAHGDVLDLVKAAMGFAETRQALDFLDGGQRLPPERQQELQRRAEENARRAANVPRLNLDLTDFAKEAYARLRKTPQHPASQAPQARHYLAERGLEAAIARYGLGYVGRGFPAELLPQGWDYEKEELYPAFGFFDRVIIPYRQPDGTVPVVNARTLVGKKPKYLKPSAGGAAPGSNARPYRLETVTRQDGVICITEGEFDCMSLGVAAHDLVLEMAIPGVNCFNEKNAEQLAGRDVLLITDNDAAGRRAQGPIRALLEAYAARVTVCPMPEPHKDLNDLLIEQGPAAVKRWIEPVVRRAGRRKLF; this is encoded by the coding sequence GTGGGCGACTTCACGGCCGCGCCCGCCAAGCCCAGCACGCCGATGCCCGCACCCCATGGGGTGACCTTCGAGCGCGGGAAGGTGGATTTCGAGCGCATCCGCCGCGAGCATCCCATCGAGGAAGTCGCCAGCCGGGTCCTCGACGGCTATAAGCAGAAGGGCCCCACCACCTCGGTGGCGGCCTGCCCGGTCCACGGCGACGGGGCCTCTCACCCCAACCTTCACATCCACCACGGGCCGCACCCCCGGTCGGGCACCTGGATCTGTTCCTCGTGCAAGGCCCACGGGGACGTGCTGGACCTCGTGAAGGCGGCGATGGGCTTCGCGGAGACCCGCCAGGCCCTGGACTTCCTCGACGGCGGACAGCGCCTGCCCCCTGAACGTCAGCAGGAACTGCAGCGCCGCGCCGAGGAGAATGCCCGCCGCGCCGCCAACGTCCCCCGCCTCAACCTCGACCTCACCGACTTTGCCAAGGAGGCCTACGCCCGCCTCCGCAAGACGCCGCAGCACCCGGCCTCGCAAGCACCCCAGGCCCGCCACTACCTCGCCGAGCGCGGCCTGGAAGCGGCCATCGCCCGCTACGGCCTGGGCTACGTGGGGCGCGGCTTTCCGGCCGAGCTGCTGCCGCAGGGCTGGGACTACGAGAAGGAGGAGCTCTATCCGGCCTTCGGCTTTTTCGACCGGGTCATCATCCCCTACCGTCAACCGGACGGCACGGTGCCGGTGGTGAACGCCCGGACCCTGGTGGGCAAGAAGCCGAAGTACCTCAAGCCGTCGGCGGGTGGAGCGGCTCCGGGCAGCAACGCGCGGCCCTACCGCCTGGAAACCGTCACCCGGCAGGACGGCGTCATCTGCATCACGGAGGGCGAGTTCGACTGCATGAGCCTGGGGGTCGCGGCCCATGACCTGGTGCTGGAGATGGCAATTCCGGGGGTGAACTGCTTTAACGAGAAGAACGCCGAGCAGCTCGCGGGCCGGGACGTCCTGCTGATCACCGACAACGACGCGGCGGGGCGCCGGGCCCAGGGCCCGATCCGGGCGCTGCTGGAGGCCTACGCGGCCCGGGTAACAGTCTGTCCGATGCCCGAACCTCACAAGGATCTGAATGACCTGTTGATCGAGCAGGGTCCAGCAGCGGTCAAACGCTGGATCGAACCCGTTGTCCGCCGTGCTGGTCGACGGAAATTGTTCTGA
- a CDS encoding DNA-methyltransferase, with protein sequence MTSPVQVLHGDCLDLMKALPDASVDMVLADLPYGMTACKWDSVIPLEPLWTQYERVIKPKGAIVLTAAQPFTSALVMSRPKLYRHAWVWNKKKATGHLRAKLQPLRLTEDVLVFSKSAPPYFPQMVEGEPYRARPGKDRGGVYNTRNEKREHNPGLRYPKTLLEFAFVQKPQHPTQKPTALFEYLIKTYTQPGDLVLDNVAGSGTTGVAALRTGRRAVLMEQDEKYIEVIRQRLAKETET encoded by the coding sequence ATGACTTCCCCCGTTCAGGTGCTTCACGGCGACTGCCTCGACCTCATGAAAGCCCTGCCCGACGCCTCGGTGGACATGGTGCTGGCTGACCTTCCCTACGGGATGACGGCCTGCAAGTGGGATTCGGTGATCCCGCTCGAGCCGCTCTGGACCCAGTACGAGCGGGTGATCAAGCCGAAGGGGGCCATTGTGCTCACGGCCGCGCAGCCGTTCACCTCCGCCCTGGTGATGAGCCGCCCGAAGCTCTACCGACACGCCTGGGTCTGGAACAAGAAAAAGGCTACAGGGCACCTGCGGGCCAAGCTCCAGCCTCTGCGCCTCACTGAGGACGTGCTGGTCTTCAGCAAGAGCGCTCCGCCCTACTTTCCCCAGATGGTCGAGGGCGAACCTTACCGCGCCCGGCCGGGCAAGGACCGGGGCGGGGTCTACAACACCCGCAACGAGAAGCGCGAGCACAACCCCGGCCTCCGCTATCCCAAGACCCTGCTGGAGTTCGCCTTTGTGCAGAAGCCCCAGCACCCCACCCAGAAGCCCACGGCGCTGTTCGAGTACCTGATCAAGACCTACACCCAGCCCGGCGACCTCGTTCTAGACAACGTGGCCGGTTCCGGCACCACCGGAGTCGCGGCGCTGCGAACCGGCAGGCGAGCCGTCCTGATGGAGCAAGACGAGAAGTACATCGAGGTCATCCGTCAGCGCCTCGCCAAGGAGACGGAGACATGA
- a CDS encoding TIGR02452 family protein translates to MTPLDRSKLIRDAQSTVHALSQGGYEGPHGYVDLTLHLQRLEAGTRLYTPEQGRALHALTRPGAQRTRISVTRETTLAAARRLLRERPEPVAALNFASATSPGGGFLSGSAAQEESLCRASGLYASLTRHPEYYDLHVRAGDRLYSNHLMFAQDVPVFRAEEGTWLETPYHLDILTAAAPNLRGMDEDARQELLPLAQTTLEQRAALLLAAFRHARCTRLVLGAWGCGAFRNDPVHVARTFHTLLTTGEHRGAFDEVVFAVFAMPWEETNLRAFQQVFTESTTS, encoded by the coding sequence ATGACCCCCCTTGACCGCAGCAAGCTCATCCGTGATGCCCAGTCCACCGTTCACGCCCTTTCCCAGGGCGGGTACGAGGGCCCCCACGGGTATGTGGACCTCACCCTGCACCTCCAGCGCCTTGAGGCGGGCACCCGGCTGTATACCCCGGAGCAGGGGCGGGCCCTCCACGCGCTGACCCGCCCCGGTGCCCAGCGCACCCGGATCAGCGTGACCCGCGAGACCACCCTTGCTGCCGCGCGCCGTCTTCTCCGTGAGCGCCCGGAACCGGTTGCCGCCCTGAACTTCGCCTCGGCCACCTCCCCCGGTGGAGGGTTTCTCAGCGGTTCGGCCGCTCAGGAAGAGAGCCTGTGCCGGGCGAGCGGGCTGTACGCCTCCCTGACCCGGCACCCCGAGTACTACGACCTGCATGTCCGGGCCGGGGACCGCCTGTACTCCAACCACCTGATGTTCGCGCAGGACGTGCCGGTGTTCCGCGCGGAAGAAGGGACCTGGCTCGAGACGCCCTATCACCTGGACATTCTCACGGCGGCCGCTCCGAACCTGCGGGGAATGGACGAAGACGCTCGCCAGGAGCTGCTGCCCCTCGCCCAGACCACCTTGGAGCAGAGGGCCGCCCTGCTGCTCGCCGCGTTTCGGCACGCCCGCTGCACGCGGCTGGTGTTGGGCGCCTGGGGGTGCGGCGCCTTTCGCAACGACCCGGTGCATGTCGCCCGGACCTTCCACACCCTGCTGACGACGGGCGAGCACCGCGGCGCCTTCGATGAGGTGGTGTTCGCGGTGTTCGCGATGCCGTGGGAGGAGACGAACCTGCGGGCCTTTCAGCAGGTGTTCACAGAGTCCACTACTTCCTGA